CACCGTTCGACATCTCGATCCCGGTCACGGCAACCGACGGTGACGGCGACCCAATTGCCGGGTCAGTGACGGCACACCTTTCGCCCGACCTCAGCACCTGGCAAGGAACTTCGGGCGTGGACACTCACACCACGACCGCGACAGAAACCACGCTGCTCGGCGAGGACGGCAACGACACCCTCAATGGACTCAATCTCCAGGCTGATATCCTCTCCGGCGGACGCGGCGATGATACCTTGTCGGGCAACTCCGGTAACGACACGCTTTACGGCGGCTCGGGAGCGGACATACTGTTCGGCGGCGACGGCAACGACCTGCTGATCGGCGGTTCCGGTCAGGACACGCTCACCGGTGGTATAGGCGTCGATACGTTCAAGCTCGAGCACCTCGACATCAAAGATCTTATCGCTGACTACAGCGGTGTCGGCGGCCATGGCGACATCATCGACCTTACCTCACTGTTCGATACAGCCGCCGGAGGGGCCAATGTCGGCGACTTCGTGAACTACAATGCGGGAACGAACACTGTCAGCGTCGACGCCGACGGTTTGGCCAACGGCGCCAATTTCGTGGACGTGGCCACCTTGACGAACGCACCCGTCGCCAACACGATCACCCTGCTCTACGATGACGGAGTGACGCAGCATACGACAACGGCAAACGTGGTCTAGGAGCATGGTGCGGGGCCACGCGACTATGCTATGTATTAGAGATTAGGAATACAGAGGGGGATCTCATCATGAAACGTTCCGTAAGACTGTTGGTTTCCGCTGCGACGCTGTTTCTGGCAGTCGGATCGACGGGCTATGCCGCCGACATCATCGACGGGCCGGTGGCCGACTATTGCCGGACCGTCGGCACATCGAACCTGGTGTTGAACGACAACATCGTCGATCTCAAGGTCCAGGTGGTCAAGCTGATGGACGAGTCGGTGGCCGTCGCCAACAGCTCGGAATGGATCAATTCGTCCCGCCCCGCCTTCGTCTGGGCGTCGGAAGCCAAGGTCGCCTGCGGCATGGCCTATGGCTACCTCAAGACGAACTACAAGGACGAGGACACGCTCAACAAGTGCGAGTGCTTCCACGACCGCATGGTCGAGTACATGAACTGACCGAAAGGGATCCGGCAGTGCCGGTTGGCTGACCCGATGGTCGGCGGACGATTGACGAGGGCGATCGCCGGAGCGATCGCATTGACCGGTTTTGGCCAGCTTGCCACTCAAGCCTGCGCCAACTGGCTGGAACGACCTAGCCTGGAGAGACCAGCACCGTTCGGCTTGAGGCGGCCGGTTCGCTGCGACACCGCCTCCGAATGGACGCGCGCGACATTCAAGGCGTTTGCGACATGCCAGGCATCGCTCTACGGCCTGGAGCCGGTGCTGGCGCACGCGGTGATGGAGATCGAAAGCGGATTCGATCCCGATGTGCACGGCGCCGATGGTGAGGTCGGGTTGATGCAGGTAATGCCCGCGACGGCCCGAATGCTGGGCTTTCGTGGCTCGCTCGACGAGCTTGGCGCGCCGGCGACCAACATCGCGCTCGGCGTCAGATATCTGGCGCAGGCAAACAGCCTTGCCGCAGGCGATCTCTGCACCACCGTCATGAAGTATCGTGCCGGGCACGGTGAAACCCGGTTCTCCGAACTTTCGGTCCGCTACTGCCGGCGTGCGCGTGCAATCCTGGCGAGAGAAGGTTTTGCGGTGGCCGGGCCATTGCCGGTGGCGACGTTCGGATTCTCCGCATTCCCGACAGCAGGAGACGATGGTGCCCCTGCCCCGGCGAGGCGGATTTGTGTGCGCCGCCTGTTCGTGCCGGGCCCACGATACATGAAATGCGCGGACTATCGAAGCGCCGGGCAAGCCAGAATGATCAAGGCGCTCCGGGCAAGACTTTTCGACGGCTGAGCCATAATCCAGCAATTGCAAAGACGGCGAGGCAAGTCTGCCGTAAGATGAACGGATGAGACCGGGACAAATACCCGGCGGGATATGAGGGAGGCATCATGGATTCTGGCCGGCAGCGACACGGTTCGTGGACGTGGGCGATCGTCTTTGCGTTAGCGGGCATAGTGTCGGGCTGCCAGTCGAAAGGCAGCGTCTCGGACGCGCTCGACCAGGCGGCGATCGCCGCACCCGGAGCGCCGGCCGCCGGCACCGCTGCCAGCCCGGCCCAAGCCACGCGATCGCTCGGCACCGGGTCGACGAAGGTCACGATGCTGCTGCCTTTGTCGGCCCCGGGAGTCGCCGGCGAAAACGGCCGGAAGATGCTCGATGCGACCAAGCTGGCAATGGCCGACCTTGGCAGCGCACTGCTCACGGTTACGGTCGAGGACACCAAGGGCGACAGCGCGCACGCCAGCGAATTGGCTGTGAAGGCGATCACCACTGGAACCAAGATCGTCATCGGCCCGGTCGAACTCGCGGCCGCGCAGCACATAGCCAAGCTGTCGGGATCGAAGCGGCCGCCGGTGCTGGCGTTGGCCGACAATTTCGCCGGCGGCCCAGGCGTCTATGCGGTGCGCCTCAACGAGGCCGACAGCGCGGCCGCGGGCGCAGCCGGCCTGGCGGCCAAAGGCAGCAAGAAGTTCGTGTTGCTCGTTGCGGCGGGCCCGAATGCCAGCGTGGTGGAAAAGCGGGTCGCCAACAGTCTCAGCATCTATGGCGCGACGCTCGCCGTCACCATTCCGTATCCGGCCGGCGACGGCGGCACCAAAGTGGTCGATGATGTGGGCTCGCTGGTCGAGGCTCCCGACGCCATCATCATCGCCAGCGGCGACGACAATCCGGCGCAGATCCTTGCGGCGCTCAAAACGAAAGGCATTCCTGGAAAAGCAATTGCCGTCGTTGGAACCAACCGCTGGCTGGAACATCCGATGGAGCCGCTGTTTGAGAGCTCCTACATCGCCACGCTCGACCCAACCGAAACCGGCCCGATCGCCGACCGCTTCAAGACGACCTACAATTATCCAGCCGACGCCAATGTCGCCTACGCCTATGATATGGTCGCCCTGACAGCAGGAATTGCAAGTTCGGCCGGGCCTGACGGCTTCAGCAAGCAGGTGCTCGAAAATCGGAGCGGATTTCGCGGATCGACCGGCCTGTTCCGGTTTCGGGCGGATGGCTCCAGTGAGCGATCCATGCCCTTCTACCAGGTTCGAAAAGGCGCACTCAAGCTGGTCGCCAAATCGACATCGGGGTATTGAGGGGCAAGGAACCTTGCTTGAGTTGATGGGCTGGCTGAGGCACAATCGCTTGATAGCGCTCGGAAGCCTGCTCCTCCTGGCCGGGGTCTTGTTGATCATGCGGGCCGCCGATCTGCTTCCCATCGATCGGCCGATACCAGCGT
This region of Mesorhizobium sp. C432A genomic DNA includes:
- a CDS encoding transglycosylase SLT domain-containing protein, encoding MVGGRLTRAIAGAIALTGFGQLATQACANWLERPSLERPAPFGLRRPVRCDTASEWTRATFKAFATCQASLYGLEPVLAHAVMEIESGFDPDVHGADGEVGLMQVMPATARMLGFRGSLDELGAPATNIALGVRYLAQANSLAAGDLCTTVMKYRAGHGETRFSELSVRYCRRARAILAREGFAVAGPLPVATFGFSAFPTAGDDGAPAPARRICVRRLFVPGPRYMKCADYRSAGQARMIKALRARLFDG
- a CDS encoding ABC transporter substrate-binding protein → MDSGRQRHGSWTWAIVFALAGIVSGCQSKGSVSDALDQAAIAAPGAPAAGTAASPAQATRSLGTGSTKVTMLLPLSAPGVAGENGRKMLDATKLAMADLGSALLTVTVEDTKGDSAHASELAVKAITTGTKIVIGPVELAAAQHIAKLSGSKRPPVLALADNFAGGPGVYAVRLNEADSAAAGAAGLAAKGSKKFVLLVAAGPNASVVEKRVANSLSIYGATLAVTIPYPAGDGGTKVVDDVGSLVEAPDAIIIASGDDNPAQILAALKTKGIPGKAIAVVGTNRWLEHPMEPLFESSYIATLDPTETGPIADRFKTTYNYPADANVAYAYDMVALTAGIASSAGPDGFSKQVLENRSGFRGSTGLFRFRADGSSERSMPFYQVRKGALKLVAKSTSGY